GAGCGTCTCGATCATGTGGACGGGAATCCGGATCGTCCGACCCTGATCGGCGATCGCGCGCGTGACGGCCTGCCGGATCCACCAGGTCGCGTACGTCGAGAACTTGTAGCCGCGCCGGTAGTCGAACTTGTCGACCGCCTTCATCAGCCCGAGGTTCCCCTCCTGGATCAGATCGAGGAGCTGGAGCCCCCGGTTGGTGTACTTCTTCGCGATGGAAACCACGAGCCTCAGGTTGGCCTCGACCATGCCGTCGCGCGCCCTCTGGGCCGCGCGATCGCCCCTCACCACGCTCAGGGCGGCCGCGTGGAGCGACGCGCCCGGGGCCTCGAACCACTCCTCGATCACCCTGCGCGCGAGCGACTGGTCCACGAGGCGCCGCTTGAGCGCGCGCTGCGCCTCGCGATCGCGCAGGCGGGGCGCGCGCCGGCGACTCTCGGCCTCGGCCTCCTCGAGAGAGTGGAGCTTCTCTGCGGCCTGCAGGACGCCCCGCGCGAAGGTGCGGATCTGGGCGTCGCTCAGCTGGACGCGCCTCACCGTCTGGCCGAGCGAGACGCGGGCGCGCGCCAGCTTGTAACTCGCGCGGCGCCACGCCGCTCCCCTCGGCTTCAGGCGCGCGACGTACCCCCTCTGCTTTCGGATCGCGGCGAGCTGTTTTTCGATGCGGGGGGTCGCCGTCAGGATGGAGCGGACGCGCGATTCGATCGTCGCCTCGTCGTCGTCGTCCGCGACGAAGTATCCCGTCTCCGGGGTGGCCGCGGCACCGACCTTCAGCCGCGCCCCCAGCTCGGCGATGTGCTGGGCCACGGGCTCGCGGCGGGAGAGCACGCGGACCATCCGCGCCCGCCCGGCTTCCATCCGGCGCGCGAGCAGGACCTCGGTGTCCTTCGTGAGAAGGGGCACGGTGCCCATCTCTCTGAGGTAGATGCGAACCGGGTCGTTCGTCCTGTCGAGCGCCGCCAGCGCGGTTTCGGCCGATCCGGACTCCGGCTTGCTGGACCCTTCGCGCACGTCGGCGTCGTCAGTCGACGCGGCGTCGGTCGGCTCCTCGCGCTCGCCGTCGACGACCTCGATCCCGTGCTCGCCGAGCCGGAGAAAGATCTCGTCCATTTCCTCGGCGGACGTCACACCTTCGGGCTGGACGAGCCGTTCGAAGATCTCGTCGAAGGAGAGTCGAGATCCGCGCTCCTTGCCGAACTTGATCAGGTGCTCCAGCCCGTCGTTCTCCTCGGTCTCCACAGGCGACCCTCCCCTTCCAGTGCCCCCGCCACCGCGCGTTCGACGCCGGGCCCCGATCCCGGCGCGATGATCACGACATCGAATCGATCCGGCGGCTCAGCTCGATCTTCCGCCGGAGCAGCTCGTCGAGCCTCACCGGCTCCGACGTCTTTTCCATTTCCTTCTGAAGGACGTCCCTCTCCCGGATCAGCCGCGCCCGCCGAAGCGTCTCCAGGCAATGCGCCGCCTCTCCCTCGGCCGCCGGCGGGTCTCCCCTGAGGGCAATCCGGGCCAGGATCTCGCGCTCGCCGTCCGGCAGCGCGGCGGAGAGATCGGCGTACGTGATCTCGACCCCCGTCTGATGGAGCGAGGCGATCCGGTGGACGACGGCGGCGACGGCGGATCCATCGAGGTCGCCCGGCAGGATCTCCGCGAGGAGACGGGCGCGGGCGCCCTCGTTCTCGATGAGCGCGCGGACGAGCTTGGCCTCGACGTCCCTGACAGCCCCTGCGGCGCGCGCGGGCCCCGCCGCGACGGGGGCCGACGGGGGTTCTTTCGCGCCGCGGGCCATCACGTCGCGGATCTCGGCGAGGAGGAGCGCGTCGTCGACCTTCAGCCTCTCCGCGAGGAGCGCGACGTACCGCGATCGCTCGAGTCGGCTCGGCACGTGCGCGAGGATCGGGAGGATCTCGCGCGCCGCCGCGGCGAGGGAAGCGGGATCGCGGAGATCTCTCTCGCGGGAGACCGCGTCGACGAGGAAGTCGAAGCACGAGGGCGCGCTCGCCGCGAGGCGCCGGTACTCGTCGGGTGTCGCGGCGCGGAGGAAGGCGTCGGGGTCCTTTCCCGAAGGGAGCCTGAGGACCCGCACGGTGAAGCCGCGCTCGAGGAGCTTCTCGAGGCTCCGCCGCGCCGCGCTCTCGCCGGCGTTGTCGGTGTCGTAGTTGACGAGGATTCTGTCGGTGAACCGTCGCAGGAGCGAGGCCTGCTCGTCGGTGAAGGAGGTGCCGAGCGTCGCGACGCCGTGGCGCACGCCGGCCTGCACGAGCGCCGCCAGATCGAGGTATCCCTCGACGACGATGGCCTCTCCCGTCTCCTTGATCGCCTGCCGGGAGTGGGCGAGCCCGTAGAGGTTCTCGCGCTTGTTGTAGACGAGCGTCTCGGGGGAATTGAGGTACTTGGGCTCGCCGTCGCCGACGAGGCGCCCCCCGAACCCGAGGACGTCCCCCGAAAGGCTCTGGATCGGGAACATCACGCGGCCCCGGAACCGATCGTAGCTCCCGCTCCCGTCCTCGCGCCGCTGCACGAGCCCGGCCGCCATCAGGACATCGAGCCGGTGCCCCTGCTTCTGCAGCTCGTCGCGGAGAGTGTCCCATCGATCGGGGGCGTACCCGAGCGCCAGCATCTCGCGCG
The sequence above is a segment of the Acidobacteriota bacterium genome. Coding sequences within it:
- a CDS encoding DNA primase, with translation MITPGGSDFVGKVRSSVDLVSLVSEAVPLKKSGRKFRGLCPFHNEKTPSFYVDETKQLFYCFGCSAGGDLFKFVMLRESVDFMEAVRLLARRANIAVPDPKTGPKHSEREALLAACRAAAKLFRETLLHGPDGDAGRNYLEKRGVTLETREMLALGYAPDRWDTLRDELQKQGHRLDVLMAAGLVQRREDGSGSYDRFRGRVMFPIQSLSGDVLGFGGRLVGDGEPKYLNSPETLVYNKRENLYGLAHSRQAIKETGEAIVVEGYLDLAALVQAGVRHGVATLGTSFTDEQASLLRRFTDRILVNYDTDNAGESAARRSLEKLLERGFTVRVLRLPSGKDPDAFLRAATPDEYRRLAASAPSCFDFLVDAVSRERDLRDPASLAAAAREILPILAHVPSRLERSRYVALLAERLKVDDALLLAEIRDVMARGAKEPPSAPVAAGPARAAGAVRDVEAKLVRALIENEGARARLLAEILPGDLDGSAVAAVVHRIASLHQTGVEITYADLSAALPDGEREILARIALRGDPPAAEGEAAHCLETLRRARLIRERDVLQKEMEKTSEPVRLDELLRRKIELSRRIDSMS
- the rpoD gene encoding RNA polymerase sigma factor RpoD, coding for METEENDGLEHLIKFGKERGSRLSFDEIFERLVQPEGVTSAEEMDEIFLRLGEHGIEVVDGEREEPTDAASTDDADVREGSSKPESGSAETALAALDRTNDPVRIYLREMGTVPLLTKDTEVLLARRMEAGRARMVRVLSRREPVAQHIAELGARLKVGAAATPETGYFVADDDDEATIESRVRSILTATPRIEKQLAAIRKQRGYVARLKPRGAAWRRASYKLARARVSLGQTVRRVQLSDAQIRTFARGVLQAAEKLHSLEEAEAESRRRAPRLRDREAQRALKRRLVDQSLARRVIEEWFEAPGASLHAAALSVVRGDRAAQRARDGMVEANLRLVVSIAKKYTNRGLQLLDLIQEGNLGLMKAVDKFDYRRGYKFSTYATWWIRQAVTRAIADQGRTIRIPVHMIETLNKLVKTARSLVQELGREPTPEEIAVKMEISAAKIQRVLKVAAEPISLETPIGEEEGSHLGEFIEDRAVPSPEAALVMSNLRDKTYELLKGLSPREDKVIAMRFGLEDGVEMTLEEVGLAFGVTRERIRQIESKALRKLRHPSRSRKLRAFFDASGT